A single region of the Nicotiana sylvestris chromosome 6, ASM39365v2, whole genome shotgun sequence genome encodes:
- the LOC138871305 gene encoding uncharacterized protein — protein MNLMNRVFKPFLDSFVIVFIDDILVYSQSREDHVDHLKAVLQTLQQYQLYAKILKCEFWLESVTFLVHVVSREGIMVDPQKIAVVRNWPRPTTPTEIRRFLGLAGYYRRFVEGFSTLASPLTKLTQKAVKFQWSDACERSFQELKSRLTIVPVLTLPEATKGFVVYCNASRIGLGCVLMQHGKANVVADALSRKSMGSLAHLEAYQRSLAHEVHQLASLGVRLANSNEGGVIVQNRAESSLVGKDKEKQYSDPLLSQLKEGIYKRKTTSFLFRMDDGTLRYQGRLCVPDIDGLRERIMAEAHTSRFPHEGYHAVWKERKIKSEVVGDLSNIVPVETIEVNEELSYEEILVAILDRQVRKLRNKEIASVKVLWRNQQVEEATWEAEEEMKRKYPHLFV, from the exons ATgaatcttatgaatcgagtcttcaagccttttctagactcctttgtgatagtgttcatcGACGATATTCTTGTATATTCCCAAAGTCGGGAGGACCATGTTGACCATCTCAAGGCAGTTCTGCAGACTCTTCAACAATATCAACTGTATGCAAAAATtttgaaatgtgaattttggcttgaatctgtcacGTTCTTGGTTCATGTCGTCTCCAGGGAAGggattatggttgatcctcaaaagattgcagtAGTAaggaattggcctagacctaccactccaacagagattcgtcgtttcttaggtttggctgggtactacagaagatttgtggagggattttctacACTTGCCTCTCCGTTGACTAAATTgacgcagaaagcagttaagttccagtggtcagatgcttgtgaaaggagcttccaggaattgaaatcaagattgactatTGTGCCGGTATTAACCCTGCCAGAGGCTACAaagggatttgtggtgtattgcaATGCTTCAAGGATTgggcttgggtgtgtgttaatgcaacacg gaaaggccaatgttgtagcagatgctcttagccggaaatctatgggaagtttggctcatttggaggcatatcaaaGGTCGTTGGCCCatgaggttcaccagttggctagtttgggagttcgccttgcaaactctaatgaaggaggagtaattgtgcaaaatagggctgaatcatcgcttgtagGTAAGGACAAAGAAAAGCAATACAGTGATCCATTGTTATCACAGCTGAAGGAGGGGATTTATAAACGCAAGACCACATCTTTTTTATTtcgcatggatgatggtaccctaaGGTACCAAGGTCGTCTATGTGTTCCAGATATTGACGGccttcgggaaaggatcatggccgaagctcacacttccag gtttccccatgaagggtatcatgcggtttggaaagaaaggaaaattaagtCTGAG gtagtgggagatctgtccaatattgtgccagttgaaactattgaggttaatgaagaactgtcatatgaagaaattctagttgccattcttgacaggCAAGTCCGGAAGTTGAGAAACAAAgaaattgcctccgtgaaagtgttatggcgaaaccAGCAGGTTgaagaagccacttgggaagccgaggaagaaatgaaaagaaagtacccacatttgtttgtatAG
- the LOC138871304 gene encoding uncharacterized protein, whose protein sequence is MSGRQTAEASPDVVTEPDQLNESFSLSTLVGESITAARVYRDCVVMVRSRYTMANLIELGMVDFDVIMGMDWLYSCFSKLDCRTKTMRLEFPNEPVVEWKGDNIVPQGRFISYLKAAKMIKKWCIYHLVRVTNTDAEAPSLESIPVVNEFSDVFPDELSRILPDREIDFGIGVMPGTHPISIPPYRMAPTELKELKE, encoded by the exons atgagtggtcgtcagactgcagaggcttctccagatgttgttacag AACCGGATCAGCTTAATGAGTCATTCTCGCTATCTACTCTAGTTGGTGAGTCTATTACGGCTGCTCGAGTTTATAGAGATTGTGTTGTTATGGTGCGTAGTAGGTATACCATGGCCAATCTTATTGAATTGgggatggtcgattttgatgtaataatgggaatggattggctttattcatgtttttccaaacttgattgtcggactaaaactatgaggcttgaatttcctaatgagcccgtTGTGGAATGGAAAGGAGATAATATAGTGCCACAAGgtcggtttatttcttaccttaaggccgcAAAGATGATCAAGAAAtggtgtatctatcatttagtccGGGTTACGAACACCGATGCCGAGGCACCTAGCCTTGAGTCCAtaccagttgtgaatgaattttcggatgtctttccagatgagctcTCTAGGATCCTaccagatagggagattgattttgggatcggCGTGATGCCAGGTACGCatcctatatcaattccaccttataGAATGGCACCGACAgaattgaaggaattgaaggaataG